From Musa acuminata AAA Group cultivar baxijiao chromosome BXJ3-8, Cavendish_Baxijiao_AAA, whole genome shotgun sequence, one genomic window encodes:
- the LOC135645846 gene encoding plant cysteine oxidase 2-like isoform X4: protein MPADVGLSPNLSFFRDVGTGGPPPVTYLHVYECPKFSVSCCTLWILLPDAFDLKSLVAFLQIGIFCLPQGAVIPLHDHPAMTVFSKLLMGSMHVKSYDWVNDPLGSDQRIKSSTGSSLAKLHTDAISVAPCETSVLYPAAAGNLHCFTAVTSCAVLDVLGPPYDDEEGRACTYYRGNACSNLPGDGLTRCGEREEYYAWLEERGSEPDELVVRGAEYKGPRIIDH, encoded by the exons ATGCCAGCAGATGTCGGTCTAAGTCCAAACCTGTCGTTTTTTCGAGATGTCGGGACGGGTGGACCTCCTCCAGTGACATATTTGCACGTATATGAGTGCCCCAAGTTCTCGGTATCCTGCTGCACTCTGTGGATTCTGCTGCCAGATGCATTTGATTTGAAGTCTCTCGTTGCATTTTTGCAGATTGGTATCTTCTGCCTTCCGCAAGGAGCTGTAATTCCACTGCATGATCACCCGGCAATGACTGTTTTTAGCAAACTTCTCATGGGCTCCATGCACGTCAAGTCATACGATTGGGTTAATGATCCGCTTGGCTCCGACCAGAGAATCAAATCCTCAACCG GCTCGAGTTTGGCAAAGTTGCACACCGATGCCATCTCTGTTGCTCCCTGCGAGACGTCTGTTTTGTACCCTGCCGCCGCGGGTAACTTGCATTGCTTTACTGCAGTGACTTCCTGCGCAGTGTTGGATGTTCTCGGACCACCATACGACGACGAAGAAGGGAGGGCTTGCACTTACTACCGGGGGAATGCGTGCTCCAATCTTCCGG GCGATGGGCTAACTCGGTGTGGGGAGAGGGAGGAGTACTATGCATGGCTGGAAGAGAGGGGAAGCGAGCCTGATGAGCTGGTGGTACGCGGTGCTGAGTACAAGGGCCCCAGAATAATCGACCACTGA
- the LOC135645846 gene encoding plant cysteine oxidase 2-like isoform X2, translating into MRVNGSLADRKGSDQAATGKSTSSSNSKKNKRRQKKSAAMPSAVQRVFEACKEVFADGAPGIVPSPDEVERLRSVLDAVMPADVGLSPNLSFFRDVGTGGPPPVTYLHVYECPKFSIGIFCLPQGAVIPLHDHPAMTVFSKLLMGSMHVKSYDWVNDPLGSDQRIKSSTGSSLAKLHTDAISVAPCETSVLYPAAAGNLHCFTAVTSCAVLDVLGPPYDDEEGRACTYYRGNACSNLPGDGLTRCGEREEYYAWLEERGSEPDELVVRGAEYKGPRIIDH; encoded by the exons ATGAGGGTCAACGGCAGCTTGGCCGACCGGAAGGGAAGCGACCAAGCAGCGACGGGGAAAAGCACGTCTTCCTCCAACTCCAAGAAGAATAAGAGGCGGCAGAAGAAGTCGGCGGCCATGCCGAGCGCCGTGCAGAGGGTGTTTGAGGCATGCAAGGAGGTGTTTGCCGATGGTGCGCCCGGCATCGTCCCATCGCCGGATGAGGTGGAGCGCCTTCGATCCGTTCTCG ATGCCGTAATGCCAGCAGATGTCGGTCTAAGTCCAAACCTGTCGTTTTTTCGAGATGTCGGGACGGGTGGACCTCCTCCAGTGACATATTTGCACGTATATGAGTGCCCCAAGTTCTCG ATTGGTATCTTCTGCCTTCCGCAAGGAGCTGTAATTCCACTGCATGATCACCCGGCAATGACTGTTTTTAGCAAACTTCTCATGGGCTCCATGCACGTCAAGTCATACGATTGGGTTAATGATCCGCTTGGCTCCGACCAGAGAATCAAATCCTCAACCG GCTCGAGTTTGGCAAAGTTGCACACCGATGCCATCTCTGTTGCTCCCTGCGAGACGTCTGTTTTGTACCCTGCCGCCGCGGGTAACTTGCATTGCTTTACTGCAGTGACTTCCTGCGCAGTGTTGGATGTTCTCGGACCACCATACGACGACGAAGAAGGGAGGGCTTGCACTTACTACCGGGGGAATGCGTGCTCCAATCTTCCGG GCGATGGGCTAACTCGGTGTGGGGAGAGGGAGGAGTACTATGCATGGCTGGAAGAGAGGGGAAGCGAGCCTGATGAGCTGGTGGTACGCGGTGCTGAGTACAAGGGCCCCAGAATAATCGACCACTGA
- the LOC135645846 gene encoding plant cysteine oxidase 2-like isoform X1, which produces MRVNGSLADRKGSDQAATGKSTSSSNSKKNKRRQKKSAAMPSAVQRVFEACKEVFADGAPGIVPSPDEVERLRSVLDAVMPADVGLSPNLSFFRDVGTGGPPPVTYLHVYECPKFSVSCCTLWILLPDAFDLKSLVAFLQIGIFCLPQGAVIPLHDHPAMTVFSKLLMGSMHVKSYDWVNDPLGSDQRIKSSTGSSLAKLHTDAISVAPCETSVLYPAAAGNLHCFTAVTSCAVLDVLGPPYDDEEGRACTYYRGNACSNLPGDGLTRCGEREEYYAWLEERGSEPDELVVRGAEYKGPRIIDH; this is translated from the exons ATGAGGGTCAACGGCAGCTTGGCCGACCGGAAGGGAAGCGACCAAGCAGCGACGGGGAAAAGCACGTCTTCCTCCAACTCCAAGAAGAATAAGAGGCGGCAGAAGAAGTCGGCGGCCATGCCGAGCGCCGTGCAGAGGGTGTTTGAGGCATGCAAGGAGGTGTTTGCCGATGGTGCGCCCGGCATCGTCCCATCGCCGGATGAGGTGGAGCGCCTTCGATCCGTTCTCG ATGCCGTAATGCCAGCAGATGTCGGTCTAAGTCCAAACCTGTCGTTTTTTCGAGATGTCGGGACGGGTGGACCTCCTCCAGTGACATATTTGCACGTATATGAGTGCCCCAAGTTCTCGGTATCCTGCTGCACTCTGTGGATTCTGCTGCCAGATGCATTTGATTTGAAGTCTCTCGTTGCATTTTTGCAGATTGGTATCTTCTGCCTTCCGCAAGGAGCTGTAATTCCACTGCATGATCACCCGGCAATGACTGTTTTTAGCAAACTTCTCATGGGCTCCATGCACGTCAAGTCATACGATTGGGTTAATGATCCGCTTGGCTCCGACCAGAGAATCAAATCCTCAACCG GCTCGAGTTTGGCAAAGTTGCACACCGATGCCATCTCTGTTGCTCCCTGCGAGACGTCTGTTTTGTACCCTGCCGCCGCGGGTAACTTGCATTGCTTTACTGCAGTGACTTCCTGCGCAGTGTTGGATGTTCTCGGACCACCATACGACGACGAAGAAGGGAGGGCTTGCACTTACTACCGGGGGAATGCGTGCTCCAATCTTCCGG GCGATGGGCTAACTCGGTGTGGGGAGAGGGAGGAGTACTATGCATGGCTGGAAGAGAGGGGAAGCGAGCCTGATGAGCTGGTGGTACGCGGTGCTGAGTACAAGGGCCCCAGAATAATCGACCACTGA
- the LOC135645846 gene encoding plant cysteine oxidase 2-like isoform X3 — protein sequence MWWSSHADAVMPADVGLSPNLSFFRDVGTGGPPPVTYLHVYECPKFSVSCCTLWILLPDAFDLKSLVAFLQIGIFCLPQGAVIPLHDHPAMTVFSKLLMGSMHVKSYDWVNDPLGSDQRIKSSTGSSLAKLHTDAISVAPCETSVLYPAAAGNLHCFTAVTSCAVLDVLGPPYDDEEGRACTYYRGNACSNLPGDGLTRCGEREEYYAWLEERGSEPDELVVRGAEYKGPRIIDH from the exons ATGTGGTGGTCGTCCCACGCAGATGCCGTAATGCCAGCAGATGTCGGTCTAAGTCCAAACCTGTCGTTTTTTCGAGATGTCGGGACGGGTGGACCTCCTCCAGTGACATATTTGCACGTATATGAGTGCCCCAAGTTCTCGGTATCCTGCTGCACTCTGTGGATTCTGCTGCCAGATGCATTTGATTTGAAGTCTCTCGTTGCATTTTTGCAGATTGGTATCTTCTGCCTTCCGCAAGGAGCTGTAATTCCACTGCATGATCACCCGGCAATGACTGTTTTTAGCAAACTTCTCATGGGCTCCATGCACGTCAAGTCATACGATTGGGTTAATGATCCGCTTGGCTCCGACCAGAGAATCAAATCCTCAACCG GCTCGAGTTTGGCAAAGTTGCACACCGATGCCATCTCTGTTGCTCCCTGCGAGACGTCTGTTTTGTACCCTGCCGCCGCGGGTAACTTGCATTGCTTTACTGCAGTGACTTCCTGCGCAGTGTTGGATGTTCTCGGACCACCATACGACGACGAAGAAGGGAGGGCTTGCACTTACTACCGGGGGAATGCGTGCTCCAATCTTCCGG GCGATGGGCTAACTCGGTGTGGGGAGAGGGAGGAGTACTATGCATGGCTGGAAGAGAGGGGAAGCGAGCCTGATGAGCTGGTGGTACGCGGTGCTGAGTACAAGGGCCCCAGAATAATCGACCACTGA